A genomic segment from Lutzomyia longipalpis isolate SR_M1_2022 chromosome 3, ASM2433408v1 encodes:
- the LOC129791702 gene encoding serine/arginine repetitive matrix protein 2-like isoform X3 encodes MTRSRERERRPERRDEGARRGPKTPPDPGPSTEGGSHGGRRRFGSGRGGRSGSKGTRSRSPRRENARTRDESRRNRSTSRHSGGSLSELRKVDDLSAEIAHLRQQCAEKERNLQKMFSQLEFPMRPGNPKKRDFRNSRFGRANNTDRMAREEMNRRHRDFQVRPEPQLNATGVQQQTEKPSEVMIFRENMPSYNIPLEMIQHTKTLPSLMFSCSLRSLEAPKTPKTPPKADAQLDWDLEGPPKAPPAFVQNFLDTVETPFEKSATPPPEKVPEKSPEAPKMPTEEQKDVKQPEKRRRSTEKAKKGKEKEKKGKKKEKEKEVEDIEKVREEFLVKKIVVKAENAEIHQVPKEKEVEEVKEKEKSAKEDVAKCELKEEVEKSAKKVEAAKSPKKEEVTKKEIVGKIEAAEMCEKEAEVTKCERKEEVKSEKEVKERKKSPSSTKKKVPDPPAKEKSIETKKNDKQTIAKKIAQKRKKRLSSSTSTSTTSTSTSTSTSSSSSSDSDDDSDSDSSSSSSSSSSSSSSESSSTSGERVVKKRMRRKKGMPGERKKTTSEKQKVEKSAIPTEKPIDEVLGVETMPLLLPVVVPKVLDTSQQQQQQQQEEAVVESTREIECHTPPLPPEMINISPEKRAPIVMKLASKMEKVTPTMIPAAMAQDADDEDFTENLRAKSKSPSEDSDAKLVTTTCGPEVEERAAAFRAAAEEEERAKRRRYRSPSRQSSSSRRHHRSPPPEKHRRSFRDQRRFVSPSPERGRHRRTQRDSTPPRRRRLSPRPSSRRRRRSRSWSRSISRSRSRSRSPSRERVRRRSPWRPPSVTGLNFLTDKRPQWDDWDTVYEKASTDRNFYPFEGANFDQRRPEVNSAWTVPPGPVSPPHRISLDDRINSALNEPIREIPERPNVAVPVAPYQQNYHHQFPTYTGTGFPRPYHSTNEYSLYTESIYHHNTLQQQMIDPTFQHGRQQQSSNLISIQQVEQPQQPKPQNILQKGNVIEVVPAIHAQQEVAVTTPKAATTPQNPAASPCTAARKPFFPPLGTPMKVTKTAEQRKVIREKKRMEKKMRKKKLEFELKQLLSGSQAVDITSEEILPEGPAPEKEKTSSVVTVVKKVIFSDGVIPGASSSDSGVSSSDESIAQETLTGMTMNQVKKFRKQRRKKKEQNKENSLIVDKVETLPPVRDPRLRTESIKTPIKEEDTANYPPPSPPPGDPPPYIVQPMLKKEIQERPKKLLYFNAVHREKRMDIFSIYVPPSAFVKMQDPRLQKRPMLTRRRIAAPLFPVNTYPRPPQPYPHLPPVQVSPATGIRAPPPPPPAYSVPPSRIPVLGHPTHAPPAILPFPPPPLHPPPPLPPSHPPLPMHAPPPMPHYPPSPYYMNNGPIPPNRY; translated from the exons ATGACGAGGAGTCGAGAACGTGAACGTCGACCGGAGCGACGGGATGAGGGGGCACGTAGGGGACCAAAAACACCCCCAGATCCGGGGCCGAGTACCGAAGGTGGCTCCCATGGAG GTCGTCGGAGATTCGGGAGTGGGCGCGGTGGGCGCTCGGGGTCAAAGGGGACCCGTTCGCGATCACCAAGGCGCGAAAATGCACGCACACGCGATGAATCTCGACGGAATCGCAGCACCAGTCGCCATTCGGGGGGCTCTCTCAGTGAACTACGGAAGGTTGATGACCTCTCGGCGGAAATAGCGCACTTACGGCAGCAATGTGCGGAGAAGGAGCGCAATTTGCAGAAGATGTTCAGTCAGTTGGAGTTCCCGATGCGTCCCGGAAATCCCAAAAAGCGTGATTTCCGGAATTCACGCTTCGGCCGTGCAAATAACACCGATCGAATGGCACGAGAGGAGATGAATCGACGCCACAGGGACTTCCAGGTGAGACCTGAGCCACAGCTAAACGCAACTGGGGTGCAGCAGCAGACGGAAAAACCGAGTGAGGTTATGATCTTCCGGGAGAATATGCCGTCGTACAACATTCCGTTGGAAATGATCCAGCACACAAAGACTCTGCCCTCGCTCATGTTCTCGTGCAGTTTACGCTCACTTGAGGCGCCCAAAACACCTAAAACTCCCCCCAAGGCCGACGCGCAGCTCGATTGGGACCTCGAGGGGCCACCAAAAGCCCCTCCGGCATTCGTACAGAACTTCCTGGACACCGTGGAGACTCCCTTTGAGAAATCAGCAACACCACCACCGGAGAAAGTCCCGGAAAAGTCTCCGGAAGCCCCGAAAATGCCCACAGAGGAACAGAAAGATGTAAAACAGCCGGAAAAGCGGAGAAGAAGCACAGAAAAGGCCAAAAAGGgcaaagagaaggaaaagaaggggaagaagaaggaaaaagagaAGGAGGTGGAAGACATTGAGAAGGTGCGGGAGGAGTTTTTGGTGAAGAAGATCGTCGTAAAGGCGGAAAATGCTGAAATACATCAAGTGCCGAAAGAGAAGGAAGTGGAGGAAGTGAAGGAGAAGGAGAAGAGTGCGAAAGAGGATGTGGCCAAGTGTGAGTTGAAGGAAGAAGTGGAGAAAAGTGCAAAGAAAGTGGAAGCTGCAAAAAGCCCCAAAAAGGAAGAAGTGACAAAGAAggaaattgtgggaaaaattgaGGCTGCAGAAATGTGTGAGAAGGAAGCGGAAGTGACGAAATGTGAGAGGAAGGAGGAGGTAAAAAGTGAAAAGGAAgtgaaagaaaggaaaaagagTCCATCATCTACAAAGAAGAAAGTCCCTGATCCTCCGGCAAAAG aaaaatccattgagACAAAGAAGAACGATAAACAAActattgcaaagaaaatcgcacagaagaggaagaagaggCTCAGCTCATCAACTAGCACGAGCACCACATCAACATCAACGTCAACGTCAACTTCGTCGTCATCTTCATCGGATTCGGACGATGATTCGGATTCGGATtcaagcagcagcagcagcagctcaAGTTCCTCCTCATCGTCGGAGAGTTCCTCAACGAGTGGTGAGAGGGTTGTGAAGAAGCGCATGCGGCGGAAGAAGGGGATGCCGGGTGAGAGGAAGAAGACAACGTCGGAGAAGCAGAAAGTGGAGAAATCAGCAATTCCCACCGAGAAGCCAATTGATGAAGTTCTTGGCGTGGAAACAATGCCTCTCCTTCTGCCGGTGGTTGTACCCAAAGTCCTGGACACATCGCAgcaacaacagcagcagcagcaggagGAGGCTGTTGTGGAGAGTACGCGTGAGATTGAATGTCACACACCACCGCTTCCGCCGGAAATGATTAATATTTCCCCGGAAAAGAGAgctccgatcgtgatgaagtTGGCGAGTAAGATGGAGAAGGTGACGCCAACAATGATTCCAGCAGCAATGGCTCAAGATGCCGATGATGAGGACTTCACGGAGAACTTGAGGGCAAAATCGAAGAGTCCCTCCGAGGATAGTGATGCGAAACTCGTGACAACAACATGTGGTCCGGAAGTGGAGGAACGTGCAGCTGCCTTCAGGGCGGCGGCCGAGGAGGAGGAACGGGCAAAGAGGCGACGCTACAGGAGCCCATCGAGGCAGAGTAGCAGCAGCAGGAGGCATCATCGAAGTCCTCCGCCTGAGAAGCACAGACGCTCCTTCCGGGACCAACGACGTTTCGTATCGCCATCGCCGGAGCGTGGGCGGCATCGACGCACCCAGAGGGATTCCACACCCCCACGGAGGCGTCGATTGTCCCCGAGGCCGTCGTCCCGCCGACGCCGACGCTCTCGTTCGTGGTCACGCAGCATCAGCCGGTCAAGATCACGGAGTCGTAGCCCAAGTCGCGAGAGGGTACGCCGGAGGAGCCCCTGGAGGCCACCCAGTGTCACAGGATTGAACTTCCTCACGGACAAGCGCCCACAGTGGGATGATTGGGACACAGTGTACGAAAAGGCGAGCACTGATAGGAATTTCTACCCCTTTGAGGGGGCAAACTTCGACCAGAGACGTCCGGAAGTTAATTCAGCGTGGACTGTTCCACCCGGTCCAGTTTCTCCGCCTCATCGTATCTCACTCGATGATCGAATCAATTCGGCTCTCAATGAGCCCATCCGGGAGATTCCAGAGCGACCAAATGTTG CAGTTCCAGTTGCGCCTTATCAGCAAAACTACCATCATCAATTTCCAACGTACACAGGCACTGGCTTCCCACGACCGTACCATTCCACCAACGAGTATTCTCTGTACACGGAGTCCATTTACCATCACAATACGCTGCAGCAGCAGATGATTGATCCCACCTTCCAGCATGGGCGGCAGCAGCAATCTTCCAATCTCATTAGCATTCAGCAGGTGGAGCAGCCGCAGCAGCCGAAGCCGCAGAATATTCTGCAGAAGGGGAATGTGATTGAGGTTGTTCCGGCAATTCATGCGCAACAGGAGGTGGCCGTCACGACGCCTAAAGCTGCGACAACACCGCAAAATCCAGCAGCGTCTCCGTGCACGGCTGCGCGGAAGCCGTTTTTTCCACCACTGGGAACACCGATGAAGGTCACAAAGACAGCTGAGCAGCGGAAGGTAATACGCGAGAAGAAGCGCATGGAGAAGAAGATGCGGAAGAAGAAGTTGGAATTTGAGTTGAAGCAACTGCTGTCGGGTTCCCAGGCGGTTGACATTACGTCCGAAGAGATTCTCCCCGAGGGTCCGGCACCCGAGAAGGAGAAGACAAGCAG CGTCGTGACTGTTGTgaagaaagtaattttttcGGATGGTGTCATTCCGGGAGCGAGTTCATCGGATTCAGGGGTATCGTCATCAGATGAATCCATTGCGCAGGAGACACTTACGGGGATGACGATGAATCAAGTGAAGAAATTCCGGAAGCAGCGACGGAAGAAGAAGGAGCAAAATAAGGAGAATTCATTGATTGTGGACAAAGTTGAg ACGTTGCCACCTGTGCGGGATCCACGATTGCGAACGGAGAGCATCAAGACACCGATAAAGGAGGAAGATACTGCCAATTATCCACCTCCATCGCCACCACCGGGTGATCCACCGCCGTACATTGTACAGCCGATGCTGAAGAAGGAGATTCAGGAGCGCCCCAAGAAGCTCCTTTACTTCAATGCCGTTCACAGGGAGAAGCGAATGGATATCTTCTCAATCTACGTTCCCCCGTCGGCTTTTGTCAAGATGCAGGATCCGCGTCTGCAGAAGCGCCCAATGTTGACGCGTCGACGCATCGCAGCGCCCCTCTTTCCGGTAAATACCTACCCGCGGCCACCGCAGCCGTATCCGCATTTGCCGCCGGTTCAGGTGTCCCCAGCAACGGGAATCCGGGCTCCACCGCCGCCGCCGCCAGCCTACAGTGTTCCACCGTCGCGGATTCCCGTCTTGGGGCATCCAACGCATGCACCTCCTGCTATTCTACCCTTCCCGCCGCCCCCGCTCCATCCCCCGCCGCCTCTTCCGCCTTCTCATCCGCCCCTGCCGATGCACGCACCCCCACCAATGCCCCACTACCCCCCAAGTCCGTACTACATGAACAACGGGCCCATCCCGCCCAATAGGTACTGA
- the LOC129791702 gene encoding serine/arginine repetitive matrix protein 2-like isoform X1, translating into MTRSRERERRPERRDEGARRGPKTPPDPGPSTEGGSHGGKCLMMRKNVQNGVAWLNASGCANAGRRRFGSGRGGRSGSKGTRSRSPRRENARTRDESRRNRSTSRHSGGSLSELRKVDDLSAEIAHLRQQCAEKERNLQKMFSQLEFPMRPGNPKKRDFRNSRFGRANNTDRMAREEMNRRHRDFQVRPEPQLNATGVQQQTEKPSEVMIFRENMPSYNIPLEMIQHTKTLPSLMFSCSLRSLEAPKTPKTPPKADAQLDWDLEGPPKAPPAFVQNFLDTVETPFEKSATPPPEKVPEKSPEAPKMPTEEQKDVKQPEKRRRSTEKAKKGKEKEKKGKKKEKEKEVEDIEKVREEFLVKKIVVKAENAEIHQVPKEKEVEEVKEKEKSAKEDVAKCELKEEVEKSAKKVEAAKSPKKEEVTKKEIVGKIEAAEMCEKEAEVTKCERKEEVKSEKEVKERKKSPSSTKKKVPDPPAKEKSIETKKNDKQTIAKKIAQKRKKRLSSSTSTSTTSTSTSTSTSSSSSSDSDDDSDSDSSSSSSSSSSSSSSESSSTSGERVVKKRMRRKKGMPGERKKTTSEKQKVEKSAIPTEKPIDEVLGVETMPLLLPVVVPKVLDTSQQQQQQQQEEAVVESTREIECHTPPLPPEMINISPEKRAPIVMKLASKMEKVTPTMIPAAMAQDADDEDFTENLRAKSKSPSEDSDAKLVTTTCGPEVEERAAAFRAAAEEEERAKRRRYRSPSRQSSSSRRHHRSPPPEKHRRSFRDQRRFVSPSPERGRHRRTQRDSTPPRRRRLSPRPSSRRRRRSRSWSRSISRSRSRSRSPSRERVRRRSPWRPPSVTGLNFLTDKRPQWDDWDTVYEKASTDRNFYPFEGANFDQRRPEVNSAWTVPPGPVSPPHRISLDDRINSALNEPIREIPERPNVAVPVAPYQQNYHHQFPTYTGTGFPRPYHSTNEYSLYTESIYHHNTLQQQMIDPTFQHGRQQQSSNLISIQQVEQPQQPKPQNILQKGNVIEVVPAIHAQQEVAVTTPKAATTPQNPAASPCTAARKPFFPPLGTPMKVTKTAEQRKVIREKKRMEKKMRKKKLEFELKQLLSGSQAVDITSEEILPEGPAPEKEKTSSVVTVVKKVIFSDGVIPGASSSDSGVSSSDESIAQETLTGMTMNQVKKFRKQRRKKKEQNKENSLIVDKVETLPPVRDPRLRTESIKTPIKEEDTANYPPPSPPPGDPPPYIVQPMLKKEIQERPKKLLYFNAVHREKRMDIFSIYVPPSAFVKMQDPRLQKRPMLTRRRIAAPLFPVNTYPRPPQPYPHLPPVQVSPATGIRAPPPPPPAYSVPPSRIPVLGHPTHAPPAILPFPPPPLHPPPPLPPSHPPLPMHAPPPMPHYPPSPYYMNNGPIPPNRY; encoded by the exons ATGACGAGGAGTCGAGAACGTGAACGTCGACCGGAGCGACGGGATGAGGGGGCACGTAGGGGACCAAAAACACCCCCAGATCCGGGGCCGAGTACCGAAGGTGGCTCCCATGGAGGTAAGTGTttgatgatgagaaaaaatgtacaaaatggaGTCGCCTGGCTAAATGCGTCCGGGTGTGCCAATGCAGGTCGTCGGAGATTCGGGAGTGGGCGCGGTGGGCGCTCGGGGTCAAAGGGGACCCGTTCGCGATCACCAAGGCGCGAAAATGCACGCACACGCGATGAATCTCGACGGAATCGCAGCACCAGTCGCCATTCGGGGGGCTCTCTCAGTGAACTACGGAAGGTTGATGACCTCTCGGCGGAAATAGCGCACTTACGGCAGCAATGTGCGGAGAAGGAGCGCAATTTGCAGAAGATGTTCAGTCAGTTGGAGTTCCCGATGCGTCCCGGAAATCCCAAAAAGCGTGATTTCCGGAATTCACGCTTCGGCCGTGCAAATAACACCGATCGAATGGCACGAGAGGAGATGAATCGACGCCACAGGGACTTCCAGGTGAGACCTGAGCCACAGCTAAACGCAACTGGGGTGCAGCAGCAGACGGAAAAACCGAGTGAGGTTATGATCTTCCGGGAGAATATGCCGTCGTACAACATTCCGTTGGAAATGATCCAGCACACAAAGACTCTGCCCTCGCTCATGTTCTCGTGCAGTTTACGCTCACTTGAGGCGCCCAAAACACCTAAAACTCCCCCCAAGGCCGACGCGCAGCTCGATTGGGACCTCGAGGGGCCACCAAAAGCCCCTCCGGCATTCGTACAGAACTTCCTGGACACCGTGGAGACTCCCTTTGAGAAATCAGCAACACCACCACCGGAGAAAGTCCCGGAAAAGTCTCCGGAAGCCCCGAAAATGCCCACAGAGGAACAGAAAGATGTAAAACAGCCGGAAAAGCGGAGAAGAAGCACAGAAAAGGCCAAAAAGGgcaaagagaaggaaaagaaggggaagaagaaggaaaaagagaAGGAGGTGGAAGACATTGAGAAGGTGCGGGAGGAGTTTTTGGTGAAGAAGATCGTCGTAAAGGCGGAAAATGCTGAAATACATCAAGTGCCGAAAGAGAAGGAAGTGGAGGAAGTGAAGGAGAAGGAGAAGAGTGCGAAAGAGGATGTGGCCAAGTGTGAGTTGAAGGAAGAAGTGGAGAAAAGTGCAAAGAAAGTGGAAGCTGCAAAAAGCCCCAAAAAGGAAGAAGTGACAAAGAAggaaattgtgggaaaaattgaGGCTGCAGAAATGTGTGAGAAGGAAGCGGAAGTGACGAAATGTGAGAGGAAGGAGGAGGTAAAAAGTGAAAAGGAAgtgaaagaaaggaaaaagagTCCATCATCTACAAAGAAGAAAGTCCCTGATCCTCCGGCAAAAG aaaaatccattgagACAAAGAAGAACGATAAACAAActattgcaaagaaaatcgcacagaagaggaagaagaggCTCAGCTCATCAACTAGCACGAGCACCACATCAACATCAACGTCAACGTCAACTTCGTCGTCATCTTCATCGGATTCGGACGATGATTCGGATTCGGATtcaagcagcagcagcagcagctcaAGTTCCTCCTCATCGTCGGAGAGTTCCTCAACGAGTGGTGAGAGGGTTGTGAAGAAGCGCATGCGGCGGAAGAAGGGGATGCCGGGTGAGAGGAAGAAGACAACGTCGGAGAAGCAGAAAGTGGAGAAATCAGCAATTCCCACCGAGAAGCCAATTGATGAAGTTCTTGGCGTGGAAACAATGCCTCTCCTTCTGCCGGTGGTTGTACCCAAAGTCCTGGACACATCGCAgcaacaacagcagcagcagcaggagGAGGCTGTTGTGGAGAGTACGCGTGAGATTGAATGTCACACACCACCGCTTCCGCCGGAAATGATTAATATTTCCCCGGAAAAGAGAgctccgatcgtgatgaagtTGGCGAGTAAGATGGAGAAGGTGACGCCAACAATGATTCCAGCAGCAATGGCTCAAGATGCCGATGATGAGGACTTCACGGAGAACTTGAGGGCAAAATCGAAGAGTCCCTCCGAGGATAGTGATGCGAAACTCGTGACAACAACATGTGGTCCGGAAGTGGAGGAACGTGCAGCTGCCTTCAGGGCGGCGGCCGAGGAGGAGGAACGGGCAAAGAGGCGACGCTACAGGAGCCCATCGAGGCAGAGTAGCAGCAGCAGGAGGCATCATCGAAGTCCTCCGCCTGAGAAGCACAGACGCTCCTTCCGGGACCAACGACGTTTCGTATCGCCATCGCCGGAGCGTGGGCGGCATCGACGCACCCAGAGGGATTCCACACCCCCACGGAGGCGTCGATTGTCCCCGAGGCCGTCGTCCCGCCGACGCCGACGCTCTCGTTCGTGGTCACGCAGCATCAGCCGGTCAAGATCACGGAGTCGTAGCCCAAGTCGCGAGAGGGTACGCCGGAGGAGCCCCTGGAGGCCACCCAGTGTCACAGGATTGAACTTCCTCACGGACAAGCGCCCACAGTGGGATGATTGGGACACAGTGTACGAAAAGGCGAGCACTGATAGGAATTTCTACCCCTTTGAGGGGGCAAACTTCGACCAGAGACGTCCGGAAGTTAATTCAGCGTGGACTGTTCCACCCGGTCCAGTTTCTCCGCCTCATCGTATCTCACTCGATGATCGAATCAATTCGGCTCTCAATGAGCCCATCCGGGAGATTCCAGAGCGACCAAATGTTG CAGTTCCAGTTGCGCCTTATCAGCAAAACTACCATCATCAATTTCCAACGTACACAGGCACTGGCTTCCCACGACCGTACCATTCCACCAACGAGTATTCTCTGTACACGGAGTCCATTTACCATCACAATACGCTGCAGCAGCAGATGATTGATCCCACCTTCCAGCATGGGCGGCAGCAGCAATCTTCCAATCTCATTAGCATTCAGCAGGTGGAGCAGCCGCAGCAGCCGAAGCCGCAGAATATTCTGCAGAAGGGGAATGTGATTGAGGTTGTTCCGGCAATTCATGCGCAACAGGAGGTGGCCGTCACGACGCCTAAAGCTGCGACAACACCGCAAAATCCAGCAGCGTCTCCGTGCACGGCTGCGCGGAAGCCGTTTTTTCCACCACTGGGAACACCGATGAAGGTCACAAAGACAGCTGAGCAGCGGAAGGTAATACGCGAGAAGAAGCGCATGGAGAAGAAGATGCGGAAGAAGAAGTTGGAATTTGAGTTGAAGCAACTGCTGTCGGGTTCCCAGGCGGTTGACATTACGTCCGAAGAGATTCTCCCCGAGGGTCCGGCACCCGAGAAGGAGAAGACAAGCAG CGTCGTGACTGTTGTgaagaaagtaattttttcGGATGGTGTCATTCCGGGAGCGAGTTCATCGGATTCAGGGGTATCGTCATCAGATGAATCCATTGCGCAGGAGACACTTACGGGGATGACGATGAATCAAGTGAAGAAATTCCGGAAGCAGCGACGGAAGAAGAAGGAGCAAAATAAGGAGAATTCATTGATTGTGGACAAAGTTGAg ACGTTGCCACCTGTGCGGGATCCACGATTGCGAACGGAGAGCATCAAGACACCGATAAAGGAGGAAGATACTGCCAATTATCCACCTCCATCGCCACCACCGGGTGATCCACCGCCGTACATTGTACAGCCGATGCTGAAGAAGGAGATTCAGGAGCGCCCCAAGAAGCTCCTTTACTTCAATGCCGTTCACAGGGAGAAGCGAATGGATATCTTCTCAATCTACGTTCCCCCGTCGGCTTTTGTCAAGATGCAGGATCCGCGTCTGCAGAAGCGCCCAATGTTGACGCGTCGACGCATCGCAGCGCCCCTCTTTCCGGTAAATACCTACCCGCGGCCACCGCAGCCGTATCCGCATTTGCCGCCGGTTCAGGTGTCCCCAGCAACGGGAATCCGGGCTCCACCGCCGCCGCCGCCAGCCTACAGTGTTCCACCGTCGCGGATTCCCGTCTTGGGGCATCCAACGCATGCACCTCCTGCTATTCTACCCTTCCCGCCGCCCCCGCTCCATCCCCCGCCGCCTCTTCCGCCTTCTCATCCGCCCCTGCCGATGCACGCACCCCCACCAATGCCCCACTACCCCCCAAGTCCGTACTACATGAACAACGGGCCCATCCCGCCCAATAGGTACTGA